In Alteribacter lacisalsi, a genomic segment contains:
- a CDS encoding formate--tetrahydrofolate ligase, whose amino-acid sequence MKPIRDIISGLGVKEQEWEPYGHYKAKLSLDVMDRLSGNEDGKVILVTAINPTPAGEGKSTCTVGLGQALSKIGKNAMIALREPSLGPTMGIKGGAAGGGYSQVVPMEDINLHFTGDIHAITTAHNALAAMMDNHIHRGNELGIDVRKVVWKRVMDMNDRSLREVVVGLGGPLKGVPRQSGFDITVASEIMAILCLATGLKDLRGRLASMVVAYTADDQPVTCADLGAEGALTLLLKDAVKPNLVQTLENTPALIHGGPFANIAHGCNSVIATKMASKLADFVVTEAGFGADLGAEKFLDIKARAGSIDPDLVVIVATVRALKMHGGVPKDQLKEENTEALRKGLANLEKHVETIRNFGLPHVVAVNRFIYDTDAETDLLMSWCEEQGINVELADVWAQGGEGGRALAERAVSLIEEGDKNFTPVYDVNQSIEEKIKLIATKVYGADDVEFSSYAKKQIGDYNRYGWDNLPICMAKTQYSLSDDPAKLGRPEGFTITVRELKPSVGAGFIVALTGDVMTMPGLPQKPAALKMDVDENGKAVGLF is encoded by the coding sequence ATGAAACCGATTCGAGACATAATCAGCGGCCTCGGTGTAAAAGAACAGGAGTGGGAGCCTTATGGACATTACAAAGCCAAGCTGTCTTTGGATGTAATGGACAGACTGAGCGGCAACGAGGATGGCAAGGTTATACTCGTAACTGCGATCAACCCAACACCCGCTGGAGAAGGGAAATCGACGTGTACGGTCGGGCTTGGGCAGGCGCTGAGCAAAATAGGGAAAAATGCCATGATCGCGCTGCGTGAGCCGTCTCTCGGCCCTACCATGGGTATAAAAGGCGGCGCTGCAGGCGGGGGCTATTCCCAGGTTGTCCCTATGGAGGATATTAACCTTCACTTTACCGGGGATATTCATGCCATTACTACAGCTCACAATGCCCTCGCTGCTATGATGGATAATCACATACACAGAGGGAATGAACTTGGCATTGACGTACGGAAAGTGGTCTGGAAGCGTGTAATGGATATGAATGACCGGTCGCTCCGTGAAGTGGTGGTCGGCCTTGGCGGACCGCTTAAAGGGGTGCCGCGTCAGTCCGGCTTTGATATTACAGTTGCTTCTGAAATTATGGCAATACTCTGCCTTGCAACCGGCCTTAAGGATCTCAGGGGTCGCCTCGCCAGTATGGTCGTTGCCTACACAGCCGATGATCAGCCGGTGACGTGTGCGGACCTTGGTGCAGAAGGTGCGCTGACACTGCTATTAAAGGATGCCGTCAAGCCAAACCTTGTTCAGACATTGGAAAATACCCCGGCTCTCATTCACGGTGGTCCATTTGCAAACATTGCCCATGGATGTAACAGTGTTATAGCCACAAAAATGGCTTCAAAACTTGCCGATTTCGTCGTGACTGAAGCAGGTTTTGGTGCGGATCTTGGTGCAGAGAAATTTCTTGATATAAAAGCACGGGCCGGCAGCATTGATCCGGACCTCGTAGTGATCGTGGCAACAGTACGTGCGCTTAAAATGCACGGAGGGGTGCCAAAGGATCAGTTGAAGGAGGAAAATACCGAAGCACTTCGTAAAGGCCTTGCCAACCTGGAAAAGCATGTTGAAACAATTCGTAATTTCGGACTTCCTCATGTTGTGGCTGTGAACCGTTTCATTTATGATACGGATGCAGAAACAGACCTCCTGATGTCCTGGTGTGAGGAGCAGGGGATTAACGTGGAACTGGCAGATGTATGGGCTCAAGGCGGAGAAGGGGGCCGCGCCCTGGCTGAACGTGCTGTATCACTAATTGAAGAAGGAGATAAAAACTTCACCCCTGTGTATGACGTGAATCAGTCAATAGAAGAAAAAATTAAGCTTATTGCAACGAAAGTGTACGGAGCAGATGACGTTGAATTCAGTTCATATGCGAAAAAACAAATAGGAGATTATAACCGTTACGGATGGGATAACCTTCCGATTTGTATGGCAAAGACGCAGTATTCCTTATCTGATGATCCGGCCAAACTGGGGCGTCCAGAAGGATTTACCATCACGGTACGGGAACTTAAACCTTCTGTGGGGGCAGGGTTTATTGTTGCTCTTACAGGCGACGTCATGACGATGCCTGGTCTGCCTCAAAAGCCGGCAGCATTAAAAATGGACGTGGATGAAAACGGAAAAGCAGTTGGACTGTTCTAA
- a CDS encoding metallophosphoesterase: MLLISDIHRRKTDVVVKDHRSSDFDMVWIGGDLAEKGVPEERIRQNLEELSSLAPVYFVWGNNDYEGAAAAMESVLKEFGVTILRNSSVEFQEEGGSWTLAGVDDLTMGRPSFTRIEDGLSDIAVLLSHNPDAVRWFQTGRFTCAVSGHTHGGQIRLGPFGIAERGGWKYRNGMRLFISEGYGTTRLPLRLGTRSEYHILHICTDEQKVFKS, translated from the coding sequence GTGCTTCTCATATCAGATATTCACAGAAGGAAAACAGACGTTGTTGTAAAGGACCATCGCTCAAGCGATTTTGATATGGTCTGGATCGGGGGAGATCTCGCAGAAAAAGGCGTTCCTGAAGAACGAATCCGTCAGAATCTAGAAGAACTTTCTTCTCTTGCTCCTGTATATTTTGTATGGGGCAACAATGATTATGAGGGGGCTGCAGCAGCCATGGAGTCGGTGCTAAAAGAATTCGGCGTGACGATTCTGCGAAACAGCAGTGTGGAATTTCAGGAAGAAGGCGGCTCCTGGACCCTTGCAGGTGTCGATGATTTAACCATGGGACGGCCGTCATTTACAAGGATTGAGGATGGTCTTTCTGATATTGCGGTTCTGCTCTCCCATAATCCGGATGCTGTCAGATGGTTCCAGACCGGACGATTTACCTGTGCAGTAAGCGGGCACACCCACGGCGGCCAGATCCGCCTCGGCCCCTTCGGCATAGCCGAGCGGGGAGGCTGGAAATACAGAAACGGCATGCGGCTTTTTATCAGTGAAGGTTATGGTACAACACGTCTGCCGCTCCGATTGGGGACAAGGTCCGAATACCATATCCTACACATTTGCACGGATGAACAAAAAGTATTCAAAAGTTAA